The proteins below are encoded in one region of Methanosarcina barkeri 3:
- a CDS encoding COG1361 S-layer family protein, which yields MKKFSLLKILLLYLVFICLGAGTALASNGNIQSSFLEVDLTKQNPDAARPGEPVELTVSIQNVGNADLKDIVVTVNPKYPFSKISGEDLTKKVSYLNARQDDDDAAVLKFKLMTDANASEGTYDIDITTTAKESGSSSNVITITKTIQLEVRGKEYAQIVTINKASIDLAKEEPLEFIITNTGNSPLKNMVISWKDPKGVILPVYSDNTKYIKYLAAGDSVTVSYSVMADVNADPGLYTLNVNLSFEDYNSNEKNIATTAGLFVGGETDFDVSFSESDQGEISLSVANVGNNMAYSVKVSVPDQNGYRVSGSSSTIVGNLEKGDYTIASFNVASTQGVGGTESSAGTSGEAARAREKDENVTSKGSNPLKVQIEYTDARGERVTVDKEVKLETTAGSMTAQGRARPGAAGNSSGFSSYLVYIVLIAVAGAGLIIYRKKRQTEGEKQSENKKPEDQKHGSGTGSGTIRD from the coding sequence ATGAAAAAGTTCTCTTTACTAAAAATACTACTGTTGTATTTAGTGTTCATATGCCTTGGAGCTGGAACGGCACTTGCCTCTAATGGCAATATACAGTCTTCATTTTTGGAAGTAGACCTGACCAAGCAGAACCCTGACGCTGCTCGTCCTGGAGAACCTGTTGAGCTCACTGTCAGCATACAAAATGTAGGAAATGCTGACCTGAAGGACATTGTTGTCACAGTGAACCCGAAATATCCTTTCAGTAAGATTTCCGGAGAAGACCTGACAAAAAAAGTCTCCTACCTGAATGCACGGCAGGATGATGACGATGCAGCAGTCCTTAAATTCAAGCTTATGACAGATGCCAACGCTTCAGAAGGCACATACGATATAGATATTACTACCACTGCTAAAGAAAGCGGTTCCTCGTCAAACGTGATTACCATTACAAAAACCATCCAGCTCGAGGTAAGGGGTAAAGAGTACGCGCAGATTGTTACCATAAACAAGGCAAGTATTGACCTGGCAAAGGAAGAACCTCTGGAATTTATAATAACAAACACCGGAAACTCACCTCTGAAAAATATGGTAATTTCCTGGAAAGACCCAAAAGGGGTAATTCTGCCGGTTTATTCGGATAACACAAAATACATCAAATATCTGGCTGCAGGTGACTCCGTAACCGTATCTTACTCGGTAATGGCAGATGTAAACGCAGATCCCGGACTCTACACTCTGAATGTAAACCTTAGCTTTGAAGACTACAATTCCAATGAAAAAAATATTGCGACCACAGCAGGGCTTTTCGTCGGTGGAGAAACCGATTTTGATGTTTCCTTTTCTGAAAGTGACCAGGGAGAAATTTCCCTTTCAGTTGCAAACGTTGGTAACAACATGGCATATTCCGTGAAAGTCTCGGTTCCTGATCAAAACGGGTACAGGGTCTCAGGAAGCTCTTCAACAATTGTTGGAAACCTTGAGAAAGGAGACTATACAATTGCATCTTTCAATGTTGCAAGCACACAGGGCGTTGGAGGAACTGAAAGTAGTGCAGGGACATCAGGGGAGGCTGCAAGAGCAAGAGAGAAAGATGAAAATGTAACTTCAAAAGGTTCCAATCCTCTAAAAGTCCAGATTGAATATACGGATGCAAGAGGAGAAAGAGTGACAGTTGATAAGGAAGTAAAACTCGAAACGACTGCCGGAAGTATGACTGCACAGGGACGAGCAAGACCAGGAGCAGCAGGTAACAGCAGTGGCTTCAGTTCATACCTAGTTTATATTGTTTTAATAGCTGTTGCGGGAGCAGGTTTAATCATATACCGCAAAAAAAGGCAGACAGAAGGTGAGAAACAATCCGAAAATAAAAAGCCTGAAGACCAGAAGCATGGCTCAGGAACAGGTTCAGGGACAATTCGAGATTGA
- a CDS encoding ABC transporter permease, translating to MRQSTYLKMGLNMLVHSKLRSWLTIIGIVIGIGSVVGILSLGDAMQEQVQSRLAEMDLTKITISPGYTKASSNMPGFPGMRGSSTDSELTDDDIEALQGLDGIQYIAGQISGSESVIYAAQNATLSITGVDPQVWKYMTTLKTQSGRLLEPADKYVAVIGSGIASGVYDQEIGVNQVININGKAVRVVGILEEEGERGDRSIYMPIDGAVNLLDDAEEGVYDSITVKAKSEDLVDGLMEDIVDKLMVSRHIVQEDDRDFSVTASKSMAESVTEMTSSMTLFLGAIAAVSLLVGAVGIANTMFTSVLEKTKEIGTMKAIGAKNRDILMIFLFNSAMVGLVGGILGDILGACVSTLFPMLGLRMMRGGGSSDIYLAPDLMAFGLILAVLIGVISGVVPAYRASKLKPVDALRYE from the coding sequence ATGAGACAATCGACCTATTTGAAGATGGGTTTGAACATGCTTGTGCATAGCAAGCTCAGAAGTTGGCTGACCATTATTGGGATAGTTATAGGAATTGGGTCTGTTGTCGGCATCCTCTCCCTTGGAGATGCCATGCAGGAGCAGGTGCAGAGCAGGCTCGCCGAAATGGACCTGACAAAAATAACCATAAGTCCAGGATATACCAAAGCATCATCTAACATGCCTGGCTTTCCTGGGATGAGGGGTTCATCAACAGACTCTGAATTGACAGATGACGACATTGAAGCTCTTCAGGGTCTGGATGGAATACAGTACATAGCTGGCCAGATCTCAGGCAGTGAATCAGTGATTTATGCAGCGCAAAATGCCACTCTCTCTATTACAGGTGTGGATCCTCAGGTCTGGAAATACATGACTACTCTGAAAACGCAATCAGGAAGATTACTCGAACCTGCTGATAAGTATGTTGCAGTCATAGGAAGTGGGATTGCAAGTGGAGTTTATGACCAGGAAATAGGTGTCAACCAGGTAATAAATATAAACGGCAAAGCAGTGCGCGTTGTCGGAATCCTGGAAGAAGAAGGTGAGCGTGGGGACCGAAGTATTTACATGCCGATCGATGGAGCAGTAAACCTGCTTGATGACGCAGAAGAAGGTGTTTATGATTCAATTACTGTGAAAGCAAAGAGTGAAGATCTGGTTGATGGATTGATGGAAGACATAGTGGATAAGCTCATGGTTTCGAGACATATAGTTCAGGAAGATGATAGGGACTTTTCCGTGACAGCTTCCAAATCGATGGCAGAGTCCGTTACTGAAATGACGAGTTCAATGACTCTATTCCTTGGTGCTATTGCAGCAGTGTCCTTGCTTGTGGGAGCCGTTGGGATTGCAAACACCATGTTTACCTCGGTCCTTGAAAAGACAAAGGAGATAGGAACTATGAAAGCCATTGGAGCGAAAAATCGAGATATTCTCATGATTTTTCTCTTTAATTCCGCAATGGTTGGTCTTGTTGGTGGTATCCTTGGAGATATTCTGGGAGCTTGTGTTTCAACTCTTTTCCCTATGCTGGGTCTGCGAATGATGAGAGGAGGAGGCTCTTCAGACATATATCTTGCTCCTGACCTGATGGCTTTTGGGCTCATCCTGGCAGTTTTAATAGGAGTGATCTCAGGAGTAGTCCCTGCGTACAGGGCTTCAAAGTTAAAACCAGTAGATGCACTAAGATACGAATGA
- a CDS encoding transglutaminase domain-containing protein codes for MKRSNAILIAVFILAIFPCTGASAKDGNIGSSPEYKNTTDWLFIEPPSLEVQYCSFVSTIESRVNDFQNLNSKFPLFPGERNRNMPQNFQPTNNERRYQQSSPAVTREEPSEDVPPDMRSRSFLDEQYITQQNTSYYQSCVTPYADAVTSYLKENSLDDKYEIYEAALSWIWVSDETLNGVDEKWLTPTEFLEKTPTYSSSPDYGEPVSDCEEQANTLASLLITSGQYNESTVRVAIGKVDFGNVSGGHAWVEVYENGEWFPLDPTEGPYYDNENCSIVPADVSEINYDEYLESTYPAAKVWYYYNNKYFMEVGKQNENVPVFWNEQPESYPEKQNGDNQAFRNKRLESYPD; via the coding sequence ATGAAAAGAAGTAATGCGATTTTGATAGCCGTCTTTATACTGGCTATCTTTCCCTGTACTGGCGCAAGCGCTAAAGATGGAAATATCGGAAGCAGCCCGGAATATAAGAATACTACAGATTGGTTATTTATTGAACCCCCGAGTCTTGAGGTCCAGTACTGCAGTTTTGTAAGTACCATTGAAAGTAGAGTTAATGATTTTCAAAATTTAAATTCGAAATTTCCTTTGTTTCCCGGGGAAAGAAATAGAAATATGCCACAAAATTTCCAACCCACGAATAACGAAAGAAGGTACCAACAGTCATCTCCGGCTGTCACCAGAGAAGAACCTTCGGAAGATGTACCTCCTGACATGAGATCAAGGAGTTTTCTGGATGAACAATACATAACGCAGCAAAATACTTCCTACTATCAATCCTGTGTTACCCCATATGCAGACGCTGTAACCTCTTACCTTAAAGAAAATAGTCTTGACGATAAATACGAGATCTATGAAGCCGCTTTATCGTGGATCTGGGTCTCAGATGAGACTCTGAACGGCGTGGATGAAAAGTGGCTTACTCCAACAGAGTTCCTTGAAAAAACTCCTACTTATTCCAGCAGTCCGGATTACGGAGAGCCTGTCAGTGACTGTGAGGAGCAGGCAAATACTCTTGCATCCCTGCTGATCACCTCAGGACAATATAATGAAAGTACTGTACGTGTAGCTATAGGAAAAGTAGATTTCGGAAATGTTAGTGGTGGTCACGCCTGGGTAGAAGTTTATGAAAATGGGGAATGGTTCCCACTTGACCCGACTGAAGGACCATACTATGACAATGAAAACTGCTCTATAGTACCTGCGGACGTATCGGAAATCAATTATGACGAGTACCTGGAAAGTACATATCCAGCTGCTAAAGTCTGGTATTATTACAATAACAAGTATTTTATGGAAGTGGGAAAGCAGAATGAAAATGTTCCGGTGTTCTGGAACGAGCAACCAGAAAGTTATCCAGAAAAACAGAATGGAGATAATCAAGCGTTCCGAAACAAGCGGCTGGAAAGCTATCCGGACTGA
- a CDS encoding YkgJ family cysteine cluster protein: MLYKKISMQKYENLHKIFSGSNRNTFKICRECGGACEHNKIGTLLPGEEEYMAEKMGINVSEFKIRYLDVLKMDDGTLIHVLKLGKLCPFLSEESKECNCREFKPVFCKIYPLVLTLENEKINFKIDNSCKLSRKKACRLYFETAIPLLLNLAIPVDWLRYVTSYDNLCFDYDQLKEYRRRKNKYAVFSLEELLSLQKTKIEPINLCVDFGHGFVQKVEEPVF; this comes from the coding sequence GTGTTATACAAGAAAATATCTATGCAAAAGTACGAAAACTTACACAAGATATTCAGTGGAAGTAACAGGAATACTTTTAAAATCTGCCGTGAATGTGGGGGAGCATGCGAGCATAATAAAATCGGAACTTTATTGCCCGGAGAAGAAGAATATATGGCAGAAAAAATGGGTATAAATGTTTCGGAATTTAAAATTCGCTACCTTGATGTTCTGAAAATGGACGATGGAACTTTAATACATGTATTAAAATTAGGAAAGTTGTGCCCATTTTTAAGTGAAGAAAGTAAAGAATGTAACTGTCGAGAGTTTAAGCCTGTATTCTGTAAAATCTACCCATTAGTCCTTACACTTGAAAATGAAAAAATAAATTTCAAAATAGATAATTCGTGTAAATTGTCAAGAAAAAAAGCTTGCAGGCTTTATTTCGAAACTGCTATCCCGCTTTTATTAAATCTAGCAATTCCAGTAGATTGGTTAAGATATGTAACTAGCTATGATAATCTCTGCTTCGACTACGATCAATTGAAAGAATACAGGAGAAGAAAAAATAAGTATGCAGTTTTTTCACTGGAAGAACTGTTGAGTTTGCAGAAAACCAAGATCGAGCCTATCAATCTATGTGTTGATTTCGGTCACGGTTTCGTTCAGAAAGTTGAAGAACCGGTTTTCTAA
- a CDS encoding CHASE4 domain-containing protein has protein sequence MNSLGVSGIDISKKVLLITLIIFGVLAASFTLTHNMQLSNFLDLEELDTLNNVERVQNAISTQQGYLNYIAQDWACWNDTYSFIEDGNETFIRKNIQNHTLAKLKINVMLFVNNSGSLVYAKSVNIDTSQETLVPEELLRLVEDGTLLTKGENGNISGFVLLDGKPMFISCHSILTTNYTGPVRGTVIFGRYFDDNLLESFKETTRSSLLMYSVDDNLPPDFQAKLNNFSHSPQHTIVEPLNDSRIAGYFELPDISGKPALVIRADFPRELYLYGERTLNNMYLFLLLIGLITMVGVKFALDKLFISRLIGIDNFVTQVRSEKDLSRRLSLKDNDELYRLSREINGMLNEIDLAQQELKAQEREKKVLLDSLNELAIFVSPERNIIWANKVALEFMKIDLQKAVGLCLKNTPDINSPLSDYLQLEQVFTTGNKKSEEFTAKDGKVWFVQAIPVTEEGGKIIGVLEMCRDITERKAAETLLQEKQIAEAANRTKSEFLANVSHELRTPLNSIIGFSDLLYEQVYGELNEKQLKSVGNISKSGKHLLNLINGILDLSKVEAGKMELNYTKFELAGKFNILRNLLSPIADRKNIQVEIDIDSSLSTICADEARFVQIMYNLVDNAIKFSFENGLVKIGARKKGDMVEITVMDTGIGIKPEDQSKLFKPFSQVDSFLSKQFQGTGLGLSLVKQIVKLHGGYIWFKSNPGEGSTFAFAIPIKGNNNSEHGTIGLNSKTQGKR, from the coding sequence TTGAATTCCCTGGGGGTGTCCGGAATAGATATTAGTAAAAAAGTTCTTTTAATAACTCTCATAATTTTTGGTGTTCTTGCAGCTTCGTTTACCCTCACCCATAACATGCAGCTTTCAAATTTTTTAGATCTTGAAGAGTTGGATACACTGAATAATGTAGAAAGAGTACAGAATGCCATTTCAACCCAGCAAGGATATCTTAATTATATAGCACAGGATTGGGCTTGCTGGAACGATACTTATTCATTTATTGAAGACGGAAATGAGACGTTTATACGGAAAAACATTCAGAATCATACTCTTGCCAAGCTTAAAATTAATGTAATGCTTTTTGTGAACAATTCCGGGTCTCTTGTTTATGCAAAATCGGTTAATATCGATACCTCACAGGAAACACTGGTTCCTGAGGAACTCCTTAGATTAGTGGAAGACGGGACCCTCCTTACAAAAGGAGAAAACGGAAATATAAGTGGTTTTGTCCTGCTCGATGGAAAACCCATGTTTATTTCGTGTCATTCTATCCTTACTACAAATTATACAGGTCCTGTGAGAGGAACTGTGATTTTCGGCAGATATTTTGATGACAATCTCCTTGAATCCTTTAAAGAAACCACCCGTTCTTCACTTTTGATGTATAGTGTTGATGACAATCTTCCTCCTGATTTCCAGGCTAAGCTTAACAACTTTTCACATAGTCCGCAACATACTATTGTCGAACCTCTTAATGACAGCAGAATAGCTGGTTATTTTGAACTGCCGGATATTTCAGGTAAACCTGCTCTTGTTATTAGGGCGGATTTTCCAAGAGAACTCTATCTGTATGGCGAGAGAACCCTGAATAACATGTATCTCTTCCTTTTGCTAATCGGTCTGATAACCATGGTTGGGGTTAAATTTGCTCTTGATAAGTTATTCATCTCAAGGCTAATAGGAATTGATAATTTTGTTACCCAGGTAAGATCGGAAAAGGATCTTTCCAGAAGATTGTCTCTCAAGGACAATGATGAACTTTACCGTCTTTCCAGGGAAATAAACGGAATGTTAAACGAAATTGATCTTGCACAGCAGGAGTTAAAGGCACAGGAAAGAGAAAAGAAAGTCCTGCTTGATTCTCTGAATGAACTGGCAATTTTCGTAAGTCCTGAACGTAATATTATCTGGGCAAACAAAGTTGCCCTGGAATTTATGAAGATAGATCTCCAAAAAGCAGTGGGTCTATGCCTCAAGAATACTCCTGATATAAATAGCCCGTTATCCGATTACCTTCAACTTGAGCAAGTTTTCACTACAGGCAACAAAAAATCAGAAGAGTTTACTGCAAAAGACGGTAAAGTCTGGTTTGTTCAGGCAATACCTGTAACCGAAGAGGGCGGAAAAATTATAGGAGTCCTCGAAATGTGCAGGGACATTACGGAAAGGAAAGCAGCAGAAACCCTCCTGCAGGAAAAACAAATAGCAGAAGCCGCAAATCGCACCAAAAGCGAGTTTCTGGCGAATGTGAGCCATGAACTGAGAACCCCGCTTAATTCTATAATAGGTTTTTCTGACCTTTTATATGAACAGGTATACGGTGAACTTAACGAAAAACAGTTAAAGTCCGTTGGGAACATCTCAAAGAGTGGAAAACACCTTCTTAATCTGATAAATGGCATCCTTGATCTCTCGAAAGTAGAAGCTGGAAAAATGGAGCTCAATTATACAAAGTTTGAGCTTGCCGGTAAGTTTAACATACTGAGAAATCTTCTGTCTCCTATAGCTGACCGAAAAAATATTCAAGTTGAAATCGATATAGATAGCAGTCTTTCCACTATATGTGCTGACGAAGCAAGGTTCGTTCAAATAATGTATAACCTTGTTGATAATGCGATAAAGTTCTCCTTTGAAAACGGGCTTGTAAAAATAGGAGCACGAAAAAAAGGAGATATGGTAGAAATAACGGTCATGGATACTGGAATTGGGATTAAACCTGAGGACCAAAGTAAACTTTTCAAGCCTTTCAGCCAGGTTGATTCCTTTTTGTCCAAACAGTTTCAGGGAACCGGGCTGGGGCTTTCGCTGGTTAAACAGATTGTCAAGTTGCATGGCGGATATATCTGGTTCAAAAGCAATCCTGGAGAGGGAAGCACTTTTGCTTTCGCTATTCCGATAAAAGGTAATAATAACAGTGAACATGGAACGATTGGACTAAACAGTAAAACACAGGGTAAAAGATAA
- a CDS encoding DUF1638 domain-containing protein yields the protein MPVLSIVACRMLEDELVHILSKDRELQQLIVVENREISGFLRKLRSRNCNPKTVFLDRIPMLLKGYSSYDLRIPAGFFSSFPIFNRFCRKRKLGEEVNIVVNLLSLDLHADLDILKTEVYRNIREMSLFSDGILIFYGICGHALGKLEEDLADLKCPLFFLKDRDGETIEDCISLALGGNEAYARAMTNFQGVGTIYLTPMWASSWKQLENKNGSRDFNNRYLKNPLYCLAAKIDSGLVADPDFHINVKEFACTFDMKVVNLRGNLEITEQSYLNARNGINEKQ from the coding sequence ATGCCTGTACTGAGCATTGTTGCCTGCAGGATGCTCGAAGATGAGCTTGTACATATATTATCAAAAGACCGTGAGCTACAGCAGCTAATCGTTGTAGAAAATCGGGAAATCTCAGGGTTCCTTCGTAAGCTCAGGTCAAGAAACTGCAACCCAAAGACAGTTTTTCTGGATCGGATCCCAATGCTTCTCAAAGGTTACTCCAGCTATGATTTAAGAATTCCTGCAGGATTCTTTTCCAGTTTTCCTATCTTCAATAGATTTTGCAGGAAACGGAAACTTGGAGAAGAGGTAAATATTGTAGTAAACTTATTAAGCCTGGACTTACATGCCGATCTTGATATTTTAAAGACGGAGGTTTACAGAAATATCCGTGAGATGTCTCTTTTTTCGGATGGAATCCTGATTTTTTATGGTATCTGCGGACATGCACTTGGAAAACTGGAAGAAGATTTAGCTGATCTTAAATGCCCGCTTTTTTTCCTGAAAGACCGAGATGGAGAAACCATAGAGGACTGCATTAGTCTGGCGCTTGGAGGAAATGAAGCTTATGCCAGGGCCATGACCAATTTTCAGGGTGTGGGAACTATCTACCTGACACCTATGTGGGCCTCAAGCTGGAAGCAGCTTGAAAATAAAAACGGAAGCAGAGATTTCAACAATCGTTACCTGAAAAATCCACTCTACTGCCTGGCTGCAAAAATCGATAGTGGGCTTGTAGCTGATCCAGATTTCCATATAAATGTTAAAGAGTTCGCCTGCACGTTTGATATGAAAGTTGTGAATCTCAGAGGAAATCTGGAAATTACCGAACAGTCATACCTGAACGCCCGAAACGGCATAAACGAAAAACAGTAA
- a CDS encoding pyridoxamine 5'-phosphate oxidase family protein gives MVKLSEEMKTAFSKVKIFPVATASKEGVPNVVPIGFCQLVDDETIWIADNFMAKSLANLKENPNVAVYVWGPDTGGCFQIKGKADIIDSGEKFEKMKAIVHAAKPGLPAKSLIEVRISDVFQCAPGPDAGKKLL, from the coding sequence ATGGTAAAATTAAGCGAAGAGATGAAGACTGCATTCTCGAAGGTAAAGATTTTTCCCGTAGCTACGGCCTCAAAAGAAGGAGTTCCTAACGTAGTGCCTATAGGGTTCTGCCAGCTTGTAGATGATGAAACAATATGGATTGCAGATAATTTCATGGCTAAATCCCTGGCAAACCTTAAGGAAAATCCAAACGTGGCAGTCTATGTGTGGGGACCAGATACAGGCGGCTGTTTTCAGATAAAAGGTAAAGCTGATATTATTGACTCTGGGGAAAAATTTGAAAAAATGAAAGCAATTGTGCATGCGGCAAAACCCGGACTTCCTGCAAAGAGCCTAATAGAAGTAAGAATTAGCGATGTGTTCCAGTGTGCTCCCGGCCCTGACGCAGGAAAGAAGTTACTCTAA